Proteins from a single region of Candidatus Scalindua japonica:
- the atpC gene encoding ATP synthase F1 subunit epsilon, with protein sequence MAQSTYNLDVITPEKIVYSKEVTALVAHGTSGHLGVLAHHTPLVTSLEPGPFKITEPGEKVVTMTLGGGFMEVRGNKVVVLADSVEEQ encoded by the coding sequence ATGGCACAAAGTACTTATAATTTAGATGTAATTACTCCGGAGAAGATAGTCTATAGTAAAGAGGTAACTGCTCTAGTTGCCCATGGGACCAGTGGGCATCTTGGTGTTCTGGCTCATCATACTCCTCTTGTAACATCACTTGAACCGGGTCCGTTTAAGATTACGGAGCCCGGTGAGAAAGTAGTTACAATGACTCTGGGTGGAGGTTTTATGGAAGTCAGAGGGAATAAGGTTGTTGTACTGGCTGATTCTGTTGAAGAACAGTAA
- a CDS encoding MORN repeat-containing protein: MRRVLTNIIKRKSLLIVILILNICLTTKDTFGAEPEANTEGTATEQKAVAKSTEKAADEKRKDGECTEGDCENGRGTKVYPDGTQYKGEFKDGRRSGQGTYTYSDGGNYTGEWSDNLRHGKGTDTFTNGVIYEGDWALGKRDGQGKLFMPDLGTYEGEWKEGKKNGQGIFTFVEGGKYDGEWADGMCNGKGTRIFTNGNKYVGEWKDFAATGGWYFWPDGSKTWSYMNENWEWIHKDSRPGHTDH; the protein is encoded by the coding sequence GTGAGAAGAGTACTGACAAACATAATAAAAAGAAAATCGCTATTAATTGTGATTTTGATATTAAATATTTGCTTAACTACCAAAGACACATTCGGGGCTGAACCGGAAGCGAACACAGAGGGGACAGCAACAGAGCAAAAAGCAGTAGCGAAATCGACAGAAAAAGCTGCCGATGAAAAAAGAAAGGACGGAGAATGCACTGAAGGTGACTGTGAAAACGGTAGAGGCACGAAAGTATACCCTGATGGCACTCAATACAAAGGTGAGTTTAAGGATGGCAGAAGGAGTGGGCAGGGCACCTATACATATTCGGACGGTGGCAATTACACAGGAGAGTGGAGTGACAATTTGAGACATGGGAAGGGAACAGATACTTTTACAAATGGAGTAATATATGAAGGAGACTGGGCGCTTGGGAAAAGAGATGGACAGGGAAAACTGTTCATGCCGGACCTAGGTACATACGAAGGAGAATGGAAAGAGGGAAAGAAAAACGGACAGGGTATATTTACTTTTGTAGAAGGTGGTAAATACGACGGAGAATGGGCTGATGGCATGTGTAATGGAAAAGGTACTCGAATATTTACTAATGGCAACAAATATGTTGGTGAATGGAAAGACTTTGCCGCTACCGGTGGCTGGTACTTCTGGCCGGACGGAAGCAAGACATGGTCTTACATGAACGAGAATTGGGAGTGGATCCACAAAGACTCAAGGCCAGGACATACTGACCACTGA
- the atpD gene encoding F0F1 ATP synthase subunit beta produces the protein MTLNKGEVVQIIGPVVDVRFSPGELAPIRNALKIEDKKRNISLVAEVAQHIGNDTARCVALAPTDGMVRGIEVIDTGEPISVPVGREVLGRIFNLLGEPLDKIGDVKAKQRLPIHRTPPSFEEREAVTTVFETGLKVVDLLAPFAKGGKVGLFGGAGVGKTVLIMELIKSIASEHGGFSVFAGVGERTREGNDLWLEMKESGVLDKTVLMFGQMNEPPGARLRVALSGLTMAEYFRDSEGQDVLLFVDNIFRFVQAGSEVSALLGRMPSAVGYQPTLSNEMGDLQERITSTKKGSITSMQAIYVPADDFTDPAPVATFPHLDSTIWLSRQIAEMGIYPAVDPLKSTSRILDPLIVGDEHYTAARDTQKVLQRYNDLQDFIAILGMEELSEEDKLIVGRARRLQRFLSQPFFVAEQFTGIKGKYVKIEDTVKSIKEILDGKHDHLPEQAFYMVGGIEEVVEKAKEMEAKS, from the coding sequence ATTACGTTGAATAAAGGGGAAGTAGTACAAATAATAGGGCCTGTGGTTGACGTAAGGTTTTCCCCAGGGGAGTTGGCTCCCATTCGAAATGCCTTGAAGATCGAGGATAAAAAGAGAAACATCAGCCTTGTCGCAGAGGTGGCACAACACATTGGTAACGATACTGCCAGATGTGTTGCGCTTGCTCCGACAGACGGAATGGTAAGGGGAATTGAAGTTATTGATACAGGGGAACCTATATCAGTGCCTGTAGGCAGGGAAGTACTGGGTAGGATATTCAATTTGCTTGGGGAACCGCTTGACAAGATTGGTGATGTAAAGGCAAAGCAACGCCTTCCTATTCATCGCACGCCACCGTCGTTTGAGGAAAGGGAGGCGGTTACAACCGTTTTTGAGACCGGTCTTAAGGTTGTTGATCTACTCGCTCCTTTTGCAAAGGGAGGAAAGGTTGGACTGTTCGGTGGTGCTGGTGTAGGGAAAACCGTTCTTATCATGGAGCTTATCAAAAGTATTGCCAGTGAGCATGGAGGATTCTCCGTTTTCGCCGGTGTAGGTGAAAGAACGAGAGAGGGAAATGATCTCTGGCTTGAAATGAAAGAGTCGGGAGTTTTGGATAAAACAGTCCTCATGTTTGGTCAGATGAACGAACCTCCGGGTGCGAGATTAAGGGTTGCCTTGTCAGGGCTTACCATGGCAGAGTATTTCAGGGATTCTGAGGGGCAGGATGTGCTCTTATTTGTAGATAACATATTCCGTTTCGTACAGGCAGGATCAGAAGTATCAGCGCTTTTGGGACGTATGCCTTCTGCTGTTGGATATCAGCCGACTCTGTCTAATGAGATGGGAGACCTGCAGGAGAGAATTACCTCTACCAAGAAAGGCTCTATTACTTCTATGCAGGCTATATATGTACCTGCGGATGACTTTACTGACCCTGCTCCGGTTGCAACATTCCCTCACCTGGATTCAACAATATGGCTTTCCAGGCAGATAGCGGAGATGGGTATATATCCTGCTGTTGACCCTTTAAAGTCAACTTCGCGTATACTTGATCCGCTTATCGTCGGAGATGAACACTATACTGCTGCAAGAGACACGCAGAAAGTTTTACAGCGCTATAATGACCTGCAGGATTTCATTGCGATCCTGGGTATGGAAGAGCTGTCCGAAGAAGACAAACTTATAGTGGGCAGGGCCAGAAGGCTACAGAGATTCCTGTCTCAGCCGTTCTTTGTGGCAGAACAGTTTACCGGCATAAAAGGTAAATATGTTAAGATTGAGGATACCGTAAAAAGTATTAAGGAAATTCTTGACGGCAAACATGATCATCTTCCTGAACAGGCATTCTATATGGTCGGTGGCATAGAAGAAGTTGTAGAAAAAGCGAAAGAGATGGAAGCTAAATCGTAA
- the atpG gene encoding ATP synthase F1 subunit gamma produces the protein MESTRDIKNRIKSITNIKQITRAMEMVAANRLKKAEGRAISSRPYTQNITSILSNLTGSTPEKAHFCEPKDEVKRIMVLLITSDKGLCGAYNTNAIQYTLKFLKENSQKEISLYLMGKKGNIFFQNRPYTIDEYYTDTVEEIGLSSLKAGDHKVSEIVAKMINDFEGGSFDEIHLVYTKFKTVMKSDPARVRLLPLENIDADAAEAEGKRALQGDSILEPSSDAIFSKLLPKYLECQLRQAIFESLTAEYAARRMAMIAASENAEEIIGDLTQVYNKARQEAITKELLEVVSGSEAMAS, from the coding sequence ATGGAAAGTACCAGAGATATAAAAAATAGAATCAAAAGTATTACAAACATCAAACAGATTACCCGTGCAATGGAGATGGTTGCCGCTAACCGTCTTAAAAAAGCGGAAGGTAGAGCGATATCCTCACGTCCGTATACTCAGAACATTACATCTATATTGAGTAATCTGACCGGGTCTACCCCTGAGAAGGCGCACTTCTGTGAGCCAAAAGACGAAGTAAAGAGGATTATGGTCTTACTAATTACTTCTGACAAGGGATTATGCGGTGCGTATAATACAAATGCTATACAGTATACACTTAAATTTCTTAAGGAAAACTCCCAGAAGGAAATAAGCTTATATTTGATGGGTAAGAAGGGCAATATCTTCTTTCAGAACAGGCCATATACGATCGATGAGTATTATACCGATACAGTAGAAGAGATAGGGCTCTCTTCGCTGAAGGCAGGAGATCATAAAGTATCTGAAATAGTCGCTAAGATGATTAATGACTTTGAAGGAGGCAGTTTTGATGAAATTCATCTGGTTTATACGAAATTCAAAACCGTGATGAAATCTGATCCTGCCCGGGTCAGACTATTACCTTTAGAGAATATTGATGCAGATGCCGCAGAGGCTGAAGGTAAGAGGGCTTTGCAGGGAGATAGCATTTTAGAGCCGTCTTCAGATGCAATCTTTTCTAAGCTACTGCCAAAATATCTTGAATGCCAGTTGCGCCAGGCAATATTCGAGTCATTGACAGCAGAGTATGCGGCGCGAAGAATGGCGATGATTGCCGCGTCAGAAAATGCGGAAGAGATAATAGGCGATCTTACGCAGGTGTATAACAAGGCAAGGCAGGAAGCTATTACCAAGGAACTGCTGGAGGTTGTGTCGGGGTCAGAGGCAATGGCAAGCTGA
- the tsaB gene encoding tRNA (adenosine(37)-N6)-threonylcarbamoyltransferase complex dimerization subunit type 1 TsaB has protein sequence MKVVGIETSGFIGNIAVCDANRVVCKKTYSKNLSHGKEIVSSLESIFKEINWDPNDIDLIAVSIGPGSYTGLRIGVTCAKTLAYGLEKPVIDVPTLDVLVENVKDNYANAKIICPVIDAKRKSVYACIYERSNNTYKKVTDYLIISPDRLIDILPESTLIFGDGITPYKHIFAKKELTILSDQKLSITDAANVARLGLQRYENGRRCEVNALAPLYLRKSEAEEKLEGRRLKPAATDY, from the coding sequence ATGAAAGTAGTAGGTATCGAAACATCAGGTTTTATCGGAAACATAGCAGTCTGTGATGCCAACAGAGTCGTCTGCAAAAAAACGTATAGCAAAAACTTGAGCCACGGTAAAGAGATTGTCTCTTCTTTAGAATCAATCTTTAAAGAAATCAACTGGGATCCGAATGATATAGATCTGATTGCCGTCAGTATAGGACCCGGCTCTTATACTGGCCTCAGGATAGGTGTTACATGCGCAAAAACTCTGGCATACGGATTGGAAAAGCCGGTTATTGACGTACCAACACTTGATGTATTAGTAGAGAATGTAAAGGATAATTACGCAAACGCAAAAATCATTTGTCCTGTTATTGATGCAAAGAGAAAGAGTGTCTATGCGTGTATTTATGAAAGAAGCAATAATACATATAAAAAAGTTACAGATTATTTAATTATTTCACCTGACAGGCTCATCGACATCCTTCCTGAATCGACCTTGATTTTTGGAGATGGCATAACACCTTACAAACATATTTTCGCAAAAAAAGAGCTTACAATATTATCGGATCAGAAGCTGAGTATTACTGATGCGGCCAACGTTGCCAGATTAGGCCTGCAAAGATATGAAAATGGTAGACGCTGTGAAGTTAATGCGCTTGCACCACTATATTTAAGAAAATCAGAAGCAGAGGAAAAGCTGGAAGGGCGCAGGCTAAAGCCTGCGGCTACCGATTATTAA
- the atpA gene encoding F0F1 ATP synthase subunit alpha has protein sequence MTVRPDEVASIIKQEIEKYEDKLKMESVGTVLQVGDGVARVYGLDDCMSNELLEFPGGIFGIALNLEEDNVGCVLLGTDKDIKEGDTVKTTGRIVEVPVGEGMLGRVVNALGQPVDGKGPIVSDQSRPVEGAAPNVVERQPVVQPLQTGIKAIDSMIPIGRGQRELIIGDRQTGKTAILIDTILNQKDTGVVSIYVAIGQKLSTVAGVIKTLEEKGAMENSIVVVASASDPAPMQYLAPYSGCAMGEYFRDKGEHAVIMYDDLYKHAVAYRQVSLLLRRPPGREAFPGDIFNLHSRLLERAAKLNDELGGGSLTALPVVETQAGDYAAYIPTNVISITDGQIYLESDLFNSGVRPAISVGLSVSRVGGNAQIPAMKKVAGALRLNLAQHRELAAFAQFGSELDKATQDQLSRGERLIEILKQPQYTPAPVEEQVIMIFAAINGHLDDVPTERIKDFESKFLQEIRDKHSGIAMAIKEKKKIEEDTASNLNRVLSEFKKGFNA, from the coding sequence ATGACTGTAAGACCAGATGAAGTTGCTTCTATAATAAAGCAGGAAATAGAGAAGTACGAAGACAAATTAAAAATGGAGAGCGTTGGTACTGTCCTCCAGGTTGGAGACGGCGTTGCCAGAGTCTATGGACTGGATGACTGCATGTCAAACGAATTGTTGGAGTTTCCGGGAGGGATTTTTGGAATAGCCCTTAACCTGGAAGAGGACAATGTTGGCTGTGTGTTGCTGGGTACTGATAAAGATATTAAAGAAGGCGATACCGTAAAGACGACAGGTAGGATTGTGGAAGTTCCTGTTGGAGAAGGAATGCTTGGAAGAGTAGTAAACGCACTTGGCCAGCCAGTCGATGGAAAAGGTCCAATAGTTTCAGATCAATCAAGGCCGGTCGAAGGTGCTGCTCCCAATGTTGTTGAAAGACAGCCGGTTGTTCAGCCATTACAGACAGGTATAAAGGCTATCGATTCTATGATACCAATTGGGAGAGGCCAGAGAGAATTGATAATTGGTGACAGGCAGACCGGTAAGACTGCTATCCTTATTGATACAATCCTGAACCAGAAGGATACGGGTGTCGTCAGTATATATGTGGCAATAGGACAGAAACTTTCTACGGTGGCGGGTGTGATCAAAACCCTTGAAGAAAAAGGCGCTATGGAGAATTCTATCGTTGTTGTTGCTTCTGCAAGTGATCCTGCTCCTATGCAGTATCTTGCTCCTTATTCAGGTTGTGCTATGGGTGAATACTTCAGAGATAAAGGTGAGCATGCTGTTATCATGTACGACGATCTTTATAAGCATGCTGTTGCGTATAGACAGGTGTCGTTGCTGTTAAGAAGACCGCCGGGTAGAGAAGCGTTCCCCGGAGATATCTTTAATCTTCACTCTCGCTTGTTGGAAAGAGCTGCTAAATTAAATGATGAGCTCGGAGGAGGTTCCTTAACTGCTCTTCCGGTAGTGGAAACACAGGCCGGTGATTATGCTGCTTATATTCCTACTAACGTAATTTCAATTACAGACGGACAAATTTATCTTGAAAGTGATCTCTTCAATTCAGGTGTTCGTCCTGCTATTAGTGTGGGATTATCGGTCTCAAGAGTAGGTGGAAACGCGCAGATTCCTGCAATGAAGAAGGTTGCGGGGGCGCTGAGACTTAATCTTGCACAACATAGAGAGTTGGCTGCATTTGCCCAGTTCGGTTCAGAACTGGACAAGGCAACACAGGACCAGTTATCCAGAGGTGAAAGGTTGATTGAAATATTGAAACAGCCTCAATATACACCTGCACCGGTAGAAGAACAGGTTATAATGATCTTTGCCGCTATTAATGGTCATTTGGATGATGTGCCGACTGAAAGAATAAAAGATTTCGAAAGTAAATTTCTGCAGGAAATTAGAGACAAACATTCAGGAATTGCTATGGCAATAAAAGAGAAGAAGAAGATTGAAGAGGATACTGCAAGTAACCTGAACAGGGTACTCTCAGAATTCAAGAAAGGATTTAACGCTTAA